In one Roseburia intestinalis L1-82 genomic region, the following are encoded:
- a CDS encoding carbohydrate ABC transporter permease — protein MKTFLNAIKKYFADFGTAVAKGDIWCKLSLLVMGAGYWGRKQIVKGVLITALEVVVILFTGMFSINYIKDLNTLGTVQYESVFDPLTLKNTVNDYDNSLLILLYGIIGVLVIVAFIFLYISNLKAVYRLQLMKEEGEHVNTFAEDIKSLFNGKFYITLLTLPSIGVIMMNIIPIIFMSCVAFTNYDMDHMPPNYLFTWVGLRNFKNMFTGGTTITFSYAFVRILAWTMIWAVSATFTTFIGGILLAKLINHEDTHFKKMWRSLFVVTIAIPQFVTLLLVSKMFSDHGIVNTLCSNIGLTGWLQSIGLVSGNYIPFLSKPGWSHAMIILINIWVGVPYQMLSATGILMNIPTDQLESARIDGANKWQIFWKITMPYVLFICGPSLIQSIIANINNFNVIYLLTSSNATANMAFANSNAKETDLLITWLFTLTNDNSNYKMASVIGIISFAICALLTLLSYTRMISGDKEEVYQ, from the coding sequence ATGAAAACATTTTTAAACGCAATCAAAAAATACTTTGCCGATTTTGGGACAGCCGTGGCAAAGGGCGATATCTGGTGCAAGCTTTCACTGCTTGTTATGGGTGCAGGATACTGGGGACGGAAACAGATCGTCAAAGGTGTCTTAATAACAGCCCTTGAAGTGGTAGTGATCCTGTTTACAGGAATGTTCTCTATTAATTACATTAAGGATTTAAATACACTTGGTACCGTTCAGTATGAGTCCGTATTTGATCCGCTGACCTTGAAAAATACTGTTAATGATTACGATAACTCATTGCTGATCCTGCTATATGGTATTATTGGTGTTCTCGTAATCGTAGCATTCATATTTTTATATATAAGCAATTTGAAAGCTGTTTATCGGCTTCAGCTTATGAAAGAAGAGGGAGAACATGTCAATACATTTGCAGAAGATATAAAATCTCTTTTCAATGGTAAGTTTTATATCACATTGCTTACCCTGCCGAGTATCGGTGTTATTATGATGAACATTATACCGATCATTTTTATGTCCTGTGTGGCATTTACCAATTATGATATGGATCATATGCCGCCAAACTACCTGTTTACATGGGTTGGACTTAGAAACTTTAAGAACATGTTTACAGGCGGCACCACAATCACATTCTCCTATGCATTCGTAAGAATTCTTGCATGGACAATGATCTGGGCAGTATCGGCAACATTTACAACTTTCATCGGTGGTATTCTTTTGGCAAAGCTGATCAACCATGAAGATACACATTTTAAAAAAATGTGGAGATCACTTTTTGTTGTGACAATCGCGATTCCACAGTTCGTAACATTGCTTCTTGTAAGCAAAATGTTCAGCGACCACGGTATTGTAAATACATTATGTTCCAACATCGGTCTGACAGGATGGTTACAAAGTATCGGACTTGTTTCCGGAAACTATATTCCGTTTCTCTCTAAACCGGGCTGGTCTCATGCAATGATCATTCTTATTAATATCTGGGTCGGTGTTCCATATCAGATGCTTTCCGCTACCGGTATTCTGATGAATATTCCGACAGATCAGTTGGAGAGTGCACGTATCGATGGTGCAAATAAATGGCAGATCTTCTGGAAGATCACAATGCCGTATGTATTATTTATCTGTGGACCATCCCTGATTCAGAGCATTATTGCAAACATCAATAACTTTAACGTTATTTATCTGCTGACAAGTTCCAATGCAACAGCAAACATGGCATTTGCAAACTCTAATGCAAAAGAGACAGACCTTCTCATTACATGGCTGTTTACATTGACCAACGATAACTCAAACTATAAGATGGCATCGGTAATTGGTATTATTTCATTTGCTATCTGTGCGCTTCTTACATTGCTTAGCTATACAAGAATGATCAGTGGTGATAAAGAGGAGGTGTACCAATAA
- a CDS encoding extracellular solute-binding protein, whose amino-acid sequence MKKKVISTVLCAAMVASMFAGCGNKAADNSSAADNSAADNSAAESTNSAAATETGDAADNAETASGDAIANLIASTDGTVDIQLWCSELEAYQNVMKELTDKFKEQYSDVDFNITIGAVSEADAKDKILEDIDAAADVFVFADDQVNDLVNAGALQEVAATYTYDPKETNSEATVAAATKDGKLYAYPLTASNGYFLYYDSNIFSEEDVASWENLTAKAEEAGTKVGMNVADGWYLYGFFSGAGCELSMNEDNSNNCDWNSETGLAVAQSIENITSSPAFVSVQDQDAITMLNDGTLGAYVSGTWNTGSFEAKYGDGYAACKLPTFDVNGTATQMGSYAGYKFVGVNSHAKNVGWSMLLAEYLTNEESQLAIGNATSEGPANTVAAAQIDSPALAALAAQSEFADQQVVGNNYWDPAKALGQNLVDGATDLQAVLDDAVAGITQPVAE is encoded by the coding sequence ATGAAGAAAAAAGTCATCAGCACAGTATTATGTGCAGCAATGGTAGCATCCATGTTTGCAGGATGTGGAAACAAAGCAGCCGATAACAGCAGCGCAGCAGACAATAGTGCAGCAGACAACAGCGCAGCAGAGAGCACAAACAGTGCAGCAGCAACAGAGACAGGTGATGCTGCAGATAATGCAGAAACAGCTTCCGGTGATGCAATCGCAAATCTGATCGCATCTACAGATGGAACCGTAGATATCCAGCTCTGGTGTTCAGAACTTGAGGCTTATCAGAACGTTATGAAAGAGCTGACAGACAAATTTAAAGAGCAGTACTCAGATGTAGATTTTAACATCACGATCGGTGCTGTATCTGAGGCAGATGCAAAAGATAAGATTCTTGAGGATATCGATGCAGCAGCAGATGTATTCGTATTTGCAGATGATCAGGTAAATGATCTTGTAAATGCAGGTGCGCTTCAGGAAGTGGCAGCTACTTATACATATGATCCGAAAGAAACAAACTCAGAGGCAACTGTAGCAGCAGCTACCAAAGACGGAAAACTTTACGCTTATCCGTTAACAGCATCGAATGGTTACTTCTTATACTATGATTCAAACATCTTCTCTGAAGAGGATGTGGCTTCCTGGGAAAACCTTACAGCAAAAGCGGAAGAAGCAGGAACAAAAGTTGGCATGAATGTAGCAGATGGATGGTATCTGTATGGATTTTTCTCTGGTGCAGGCTGTGAACTTTCCATGAATGAAGATAACTCAAACAACTGTGACTGGAACTCTGAGACCGGTCTTGCAGTAGCACAGAGTATTGAGAATATCACTTCTTCCCCGGCATTTGTAAGCGTACAAGATCAGGATGCAATTACCATGTTAAATGACGGTACACTTGGCGCATATGTTTCCGGTACATGGAACACCGGATCTTTTGAAGCAAAATACGGTGACGGATATGCAGCATGTAAATTACCTACTTTCGATGTAAATGGAACAGCTACACAGATGGGATCTTATGCAGGATACAAATTCGTAGGTGTTAACTCCCATGCTAAAAATGTTGGCTGGTCAATGCTCCTTGCTGAGTATCTCACAAATGAGGAGAGCCAGTTAGCAATTGGTAACGCTACATCAGAGGGACCGGCTAACACAGTAGCAGCAGCTCAGATTGATTCCCCGGCACTTGCAGCACTTGCAGCGCAGTCAGAGTTTGCAGATCAGCAGGTTGTAGGCAATAATTACTGGGATCCGGCAAAGGCACTTGGACAGAACCTGGTTGACGGTGCAACAGATCTTCAGGCTGTACTTGATGATGCAGTAGCTGGTATTACACAGCCGGTAGCTGAATAA